In Gossypium arboreum isolate Shixiya-1 chromosome 3, ASM2569848v2, whole genome shotgun sequence, the sequence TTGTCTCTAAAAGTTTGTAAATAATTGAGtgatcaaaattatttttctgtAAACCAAAATCTTGAACCACCTCACTAAATGTCCAAAACCAAGCTCACAGGTTCTGTTTCAAACCATACATAGATTCTGAAAGACGACAAACCTTCTCACTCTCTTCCTAAGCAACAAGCCCGTGTGGTTGCTCCATGTAGACTTCCTCCTGAAAATCCCCATATAAAAAGGAATTCTTTATATCAAGCTGCTGTAAAGGCCATTCATATATAGTCGCCATAGATATAAACAATCGAACTGAAGCCAGCTTAGCTACTAGAGAAAAAAGTACCAGAATAATTAACACCATAAGTCTAAGCATGTCATTTACCAACAAGATAAGCTTTTAGTTGTGCATGAATCCATCAAGATTAACTTTGCCGATAAAGATCCATTTACACCAATAGTCTTTTTACAAACATGCAAATCCACCAGCTAAAGTAGTCATTTCCTCTATCATTGCATCACGAAAAACCAGGATGGGATAAAGCCTCCCTAATAGTTTTAAAAATCGAAATAATATCTTAAGATGCAATAAAAGAGCTAGCTATAAGTGAAAAATGGTCATAAGAAACAAATGATGAAATGGGACAAGTACATTGTTGTTTACTTTTTTTAAGGGCAATGAGAAGATTAATACTAGGATCAAACTGACTAAAGGTAGGATCTTTCGTCGAGGAGACTGGTAAAGGACATGCATTTGAAGGACCTTGTTGTattgaataaaaatgaataatTTGTGGTCAAGTTGTTTGATCTAATATATTTGTTTCTAGAAAACTTATTAGATGGTTCATAGTATAAACTAACATATCATCATCATATGGAGAACTACTATAAACAAGCGATAAAGGAAAAAGTGGTGTATTTTTAAGAAAGGTAAAATCAATAGACATAAGATATTGATTAAGATTAGGGGAATAACCCTTCCAAAGTTGACAATAACCAAGAAATACATAACTAAGAGACTTTGGGTCCAATTTTGTGACTTATGGATTAACATCACCAACAAAGCAAGTGTTACCAAGTATTTTAGGCTCAATAGGAAAGAGAGGTTTAGAAGGAAAGAGATTACAATAGGGAATACCAATATTGAGTACAAAAGATGGCATACAGTTAATAAAGAAATAAGTTGTTGAAACCATATCATCTTAAAAGTGTTTTGGAACACTCATTTGAAAAAGAAGGGCTTTGGCTACTTCAAGAACCCCATCTTTTCCTTCTACCACTCTGTTCTGAGGAGTATTAGCATATGAAGATTGATGAATAATACTATTTTGAGTCATATAAGATATAAAGGCATTAGAAAAAAATTCTGTTGCATTGTCACTTCGTTAAATGCGAAcaaaaacattaaattaatatttaattttagtataaaaggaaCATAATATAGAAAATAACTCAAAACGATTTTTCATTAAATATAATTACGTCACATGTGAATAATTGTccataaaagtaataaaataacgaaactcaaattttgaataaTAAGACATGGACTTCAAACATCATAATGgattaacttaaaaataaactcaCTCTTTTATTGACTAAGAAACGAAGGAAGACGATGGTGCTTAGCAAATTGACATGACTCATAATCTAATAATGTTAAGCCTTGAAACTAAGGACAAATTTTTCAAAGGATGGATTGCTCAACTGGCAATGTACCTCAAAAGTAGACTACTTTCTAGATCAAGCAACAGATCTTGGCACTTGTGTTCAAGAACATAAAGACCTCCAGACTCACGACCCCTACCAATAATCAGCTTTGTTGTAATATCTTGAAAAAGACAATGATCGAGAAAAAATGAGACAGAGCGATTTAGAGCACGAGTAAGCTTACTAACAGGCAATAGGTAAAAAAAGAAATCAGATAGGTTTAacaaaaagtttagagaaataGATGACGTAAGATTAATAGTTTCAGATCCAAGGACACGAAAGGTTGACCCATATGCTAAAACAAGTTAGGAGTATTTGCATGTAGTTTAAAGGTTAGGAGTATTTGTATGTAGTTGAAAGGTGGAGAAGAGATTTGGATACCCCCATGTCTCCTGACTACAACTATCACCACCCTTGTCACGACGGTTTGTTCCTTGGGTCTTATTACCACCAATCACCAGTGCACTATTATAAgtctgaacagaatgtgagtTTTTAGTCCACAATATTCTCGTGAAAGCATCTTATAATGACGAAACTTTAGAACCCAAGGGAATATGAGATTTGGTAGCCTCGAATTTTGAAAGAAGACCAAAGAGAAAACTCATAATTGTCATTTGCTCCCACTAGATTTGTTGCACTTTCACGTCTGAACTAAATGGTAATAAAACATCGAGTTCTTTATACACTTTTGAAATCCATAAAATAAGCTATGAGAGACTTGTCTTACTTTTCTAGACGATAAAATGCCTGACACACCTCATACGTACGAGAAATATTCTCATTCCCAAAATATAAATAATCCAAGTAATTCATTAATTCTTTAGCGAATTCACAGTGATTAATTAAGAAAACTACCTCATTGTCAAAGTGCAGATAAGCTGTAAGTAGATTAAGAACATTAgtttgaaatcccttaaattgAGAGATTTTATTAGGAAATTATTTGATTATGATTTAGCTTCCTATTTTTCCCTTTTGTAATCGCTTATATAATACCACGTGTAAAGGTAGATGAATAGGAATCTCAGAATTATTTTCACTTACATTGTCTAATAGTGTTATATCTTTATATACCTGTGTAAATATGTTTCACATACAAATATCttcaaaagtaaaaataaaaattcagagCAATATAGAGAAAGACACTATATTTATGTACGGATGATTTGAAGCTTTCCCAAGTTGGCTGGGTTTCTTTTCAATCAAAGTTGTGCTTGATTTGAACCCATTTCAGCGTGTTCTCCTCTCTTTCTCGCTTAGTCTTTTGTTTTTTGTTATGTTCTTTTTCAATGAGAGGTTAGCATATTGAGCACTTTTTTATTGCTAATTTACTCAGGACACTGTATTTTGACTGTTAAATGATTCCATCAAATTATGCTGGTACTCAAGGCTTTCCTTTTTCAGTGCTCAAGTTTAGACTTAAGCTTTGGCTacatttgaataatgaaataacCCTAATATAATCTCTTAGGCAGCTATTGATGTGATTTGTTTTAATGGAATTAATCAAATTAGTATTCTAATTTAACAGGACAAAAATGTGGACAAAGTAGAGTGCGAGAATGAGAAGAAGCAAGAACCGTCTTCGGCAAATAAACAGAACAACTGTATGCATGCAGTAGAGACAATTTCAAGGGAGCCCCTTGCTTCTAGTAACGGAGAGAAATCTGCTACGAAGGGTGAGGTATGTTCTATTGTGTTTTAACACGGACACCATTTCGTATCAAACTCTATAATTTGAATAAAAGTTTCTTTGATTCTAAGATTAAATTACCATGTTCACTCTTCATCTTAGAGAACATGTTTGTTTTATCAGACAGGGTAATAAATATAGCTAGATATATTAGGATTAGagtacaatatattaaatattacaatatgatattctcaatttttgtttgGATTAGGATATAATATATTAAAGATTACGATTTAGTATTCTTAATTTTGATCTCTAAATTATAAATAGTCGTCTTAATTTTTGCTAAGTGATGTCATCAAATGCTTTGTACTCAAGTTCAAACATAAGCTTAGGCTACAtttgaaataatgaaattatcttaatGTAATCTCTTAGGCATCTGTGGATGTGATTTGTTTTAATTGAACTAAAGGAACCAGGATTCTGATTTAACAGGATAAAAATGCAGACAAATTAGAGTGTGATAATGAGAAGAAGCAAGAACCATATTTGGAAAATAAACAGGACGCCAATCATATGCACGCAACAGAGACAGTTGCAAGGAAGCCCCTTGCTTCAAGTAGTGCGAAGAAGTCTTGTACGAAGGGTGAGGTATGTTCTATTCTATTCTTACAGAATTCTGATGCAGTTAGTTCTCTAGAATTTGAATCCATCACCAACCAAAGTTCTCTTGATTCTAGATTTAATTACCATGTTCTCTCTTCATCTTAGAGAATATGTTTGTTTTATCATTCCATTAGTAAAGCAATAAATGTAATTAAGCTGTGTTAAGATTTGAGTACAATATGTTAAAGATTACTATACGATATTCTTAATTTTTTCCTCTTCTATATTTTAGAAACTAGAACAACAAACTAAAATGGCGACAATGTAATTTTTCGGGTATTTTCCAGAGGATACAGATGCTATAGCTGAACCTCATTCCTTCGCTTTCCTTTGTGATTTTGCGATGTtgaattttctctctttttttttttttcccttgtaACACCATGATACTTTGGGTTCATATTCATTCGTCCCTATTTAGTGTGTTTAAAAGCTAATATTGTTGTTCAGGTAGCGAATTCCACAAATTCGGCACTGACAAAGCTGACAGCACGGCTCAATTTTATGAGAGAGAGACAAAGCCAGATTGCAAAGGAAATGCTAGGTTCAGTGAAAGGCCAAGGTTCAATTCAATCTGTTCTAAGCCCGGGTAAAGCCGAAGGACCGCAACCTCTTCAAGAAGCTCAAAATGAAGAGAAAACTATTGCACCAGATATTTGCAAATAACTCTACAATCCAAACGAAGGGTTTGGATAAGAAGGAAATCAGAATCAAACTGGAgatctaaaaatatttaaatcagAAGGCCATGGTGTTCTGCAGTGCAGAAAAAGCTCAAGACTTAGAAGATTAGGCCTTCTTTGAATCACTGGTGAGATTAATTACTGTAATAATGAGAAGATGGGTGTGTATTTAgatttaaacaaaattaaaactgtaaaataagaaatgaaaatgattattaaagaaggttaaaatgatatataaaataagttttaaattattttatttttatgaaattaaaaataggtaaaaatttaattttatttcataaaattttatcatattattttagatcaaattAATCACGTATTTAATTGCAATTATTCAATTAATAGTACTTTATATatagttatatattttattttatatctatactCATTCCATAACTTTTATATAATTAAGTATTCAAATACCACATCTCATATTCatattaactttttaaaaataattaaaaatcaatgAAAAAGACTAGAAAATTTAAAACCATAGAAGTCGAAAATTATAAGTGGACAAAATGGTATTTAAGCTGCAAAACGCAGCACCAAAAAATTGGCTGGACGTTAAAGGTCCAGTGAAAAAGATACCACCTTGATTATACAAACAAGTTGCTTCAGTGAGATTACACACAAAAACATCACAAACGCACTGAAACAGTTTATTTATCTCCTTGCGAATTTTATTTCGAttttcgtaaaataatttttgaaaaataatttattttttaaaaaattaatatttttgaaagaattttgtaaaatatattttattatttgacagattttttaaaaatatttaataaaaccattttcaattaaataaacaacatttaagattttcttaatttttcattgtttaactaagtttattttatttctataaatTTGTATTTTATATTGTTCTTCGTAAAATAAACATGACATAAatgtatttgtataaaatttttaTAGCACAACATTTTGTAATAATCAATgtcatatataaatttaaataataaataatgtttaatttaaattacatatattatatatgtgaGAGTATATATTGACACATTAGAGTTGTAAGGGATAAATGAAGCTAAGCATAATttgaaatattcatatttttatactaggttgaaatattcatatttttatactaGGTTCAAATATTCATGTAATTAAAAGATTCATATTTTTATacaggttaaaatatgttataagtcaTTGTACTCTtcgtaaatttgaaatttagtccatcTACTTTTATTTTTGGGCTAGTTCTACTTTTTAATTCACTTGTTagcattattaaaaatatttgttaaattCATGTTCATTATAACATTATTTTTTAGTTACATGGATAccgagtatttttatttaaaaatatgacataaaaattgataaaatttttaacaatactAACAATTGGATTTGATTTTCAAATCTAAAAAGTAGAGGGATAAATCTTTTAAGATAAAATTACATggactaaattccaaatttgtgaagagtacatagacttataacatattttaacatttatattacaaaacatttattattaatgtatttataattgtaatatatatttattattaaaatattaatattgaaaatttttcaataatatatgaagaatattatttaaaattatcattttaaaatttattattaaaacaaaattaaaatattaaataatttattatatggttagatataaataattaaatatgtatgtttaataatactgaaaattataatattttattaattttaaatatttttaaaataaaataaaaatatattattaatataataatattaagtttgacttaagttaattttatataaaaataaaattacttacaaATGAGTTGTTTTCATATCTTAATTTCATCCCTTGAGTTTCAGTAGGGCAGctttaatttcttaaaatgaCTTTGTCGGGTATTTTAGAaatattatgatttagtccttaaattttgTTTTGGAATTAAGTGAGCTTTAAATATCGTTTTGCATCGAATTTTTCACAAATGCTTTAAAATAAAATGCTCAGGACATAGGTTGGTCCAAATTTATGATTTACATATTTAACGTTTACGTTGTGTAAAAATAATGATTTTACCCCAAGTCCTTTTTCGTTGAATTATGATCATCGAAGCATGTTTTAAGATTGTTTTATTAAAAAGTActtatttaagcatgttttaaattGGTTTGATGGTTGGATTACGGTGTGTTGGTTGACCACTATGGAGAGTCACTTCGATGGCTGATGTGACGTTCAAAATTTAGGTGTTGGTGGGATCATCCTGGTTAGGTTTGGACaccacatttagtggtattagagtcaaGTTTACAAAAACTAGGGTGGCAAAGGCAAGTTTGCAAAAACTAAGGT encodes:
- the LOC108475963 gene encoding rho GTPase-activating protein REN1-like; translated protein: MHAVETISREPLASSNGEKSATKGEDKNADKLECDNEKKQEPYLENKQDANHMHATETVARKPLASSSAKKSCTKGEVANSTNSALTKLTARLNFMRERQSQIAKEMLGSVKGQGSIQSVLSPGKAEGPQPLQEAQNEEKTIAPDICK